One genomic segment of Drosophila willistoni isolate 14030-0811.24 unplaced genomic scaffold, UCI_dwil_1.1 Seg119, whole genome shotgun sequence includes these proteins:
- the LOC124460814 gene encoding uncharacterized protein LOC124460814: protein MVPLRKATSVALEKVFRERIWARFGNPRTLVSNNGTQFTSKNPTERANRAIKTMIAQYLENGKNTWDQWLPEITLAINSSVNDTTCFSPAYIILGREPRMPGALYDQVTDVSGNEPPSPDERVRRMEDIFKLVHENQLNATQNQKKYYDLRRRDWRPNIGSMVVLKHHVLSNANEGFNAKLAPKGPYKIIKFLSSNVVRLLVAQKRERRTPGLADLKAFNSDDNEPPELGLSEDIGLETPHTHGPHEATD, encoded by the exons ATGGTACCACTTCGTAAGGCCACTTCAGTCGCTTTGGAGAAGGTATTTCGCGAAAGGATCTGGGCCCGATTCGGCAATCCTCGCACCCTCGTGAGCAATAATGGCACCCAGTTCACTAGCAAg AATCCTACCGAGCGCGCAAATCGAGCCATCAAGACCATGATTGCACAATACCTGGAGaatgggaaaaacacttgggATCAATGGCTTCCAGAAATAACACTAGCGATCAACTCAAGCGTCAACGACACCACCTGCTTCAGTCCAGCTTACATCATATTAGGTCGGGAACCCCGTATGCCCGGCGCTCTTTATGACCAAGTAACGGATGTCTCCGGTAACGAACCCCCTAGCCCCGACGAGCGCGTCCGACGAATGGAAGATATTTTTAAGCTCGTACATGAGAATCAACTGAACGCTACCCAGAATCAAAAGAAATACTACGACCTGAGACGACGCGACTGGCGTCCAAACATCGGGAGCATGGTCGTGCTCAAGCATCATGTGCTGTCTAATGCCAACGAAGGGTTCAATGCCAAACTGGCGCCTAAGGGCCcgtataaaataatcaagtttCTTTCCAGCAACGTCGTTAGACTTCTTGTAGCCCAGAAGCGTGAGCGACGTACCCCCGGTCTGGCTGACTTAAAGGCCTTTAATAGTGACGACAACGAACCACCAGAACTCGGCCTTTCTGAAGACATCGGCCTCGAGACACCTCATACCCACGGCCCGCACGAGGCCACTGATTAA